The DNA window GGGAGTTCTCGCTGCTGCGGCAGTCCTGGGATCCGCGGGACATGCGCGGCGGCGGCACCGTCAACGCCGACGGGTTCGGTGCCGCGTGGTGGGGGCCGACGATCTCCCGGTACCGGAGCGCCATGCCGGTCTGGTCCGACCCCGCACTGCCCGAGATGCTGTCGAAGGTTCGTTCGCACGCGATCCTCGCCGCGGTGCGATCGGCGACAGTCGGGATGCCCGTCGAGCGCAGCGCCTGTGCGCCGTTCGTCTCCGGGCACTGGGCGTTCAGCCACAACGGACGGATCGTCGGTTGGCCCGAATCCGTGGCCGAGGCGGCGCGGACGCTCCCGGTGGTCGATCTGCTGGGCCTCGAGGCACCCACCGACTCGGCGTTCCTGTGGCTGGCCGTGCGCCACGCTCTGCGGGACAACAGTCCCGAGGTGGCGCTGATGCAGGTGACGGCGCAGATCGACGCCCTCGCACCCGGCTCGCGGCTCAACCTGCTGCTCGGCGACGGCCGGCAGTTGTGGGCCACCACGTGGGACCACGCACTGTCGACGCTCGTCGACGACGACCGCGCCGTCGTGAGCTCCGAACCCTACGACCGCAACCATCAGTGGAAGGAGATCCCGGACGGGCACATCGTCACGGCGCGGCCCGGCCACCTGATCGTCACCCCGATGTGACGACGTGATCGTGAGCAAGTACCCCCGGAACGATCCTCGAGATGGGAGTGGAATGAGCGCACCGACCCTGGAGATCCACATCGCGCCCGAGCAGTTGACCGCGGCGCTGCGGGAGGACGTCGCCACCGGACTGACGTCGAGCCCCAAGCGGCTACCGCCCAAGTGGTTCTACGACGCCCGCGGCAGCGAACTGTTCGAGCGGATCACCCAGCTGCCCGAGTACTACCCGACCCGCACCGAGCGGTCCCTCCTCGAGGAGCACGCCCGCGAGATCGCGGTCATTGCCGAGCCCCAGGTGCTGGTGGAGCTCGGCTCCGGGTCGTCGGAGAAGACCCGGCTGCTACTCGAGGAACTCGGCGCCCGGGGCACGCTGGAACGCTACGTACCCCAGGACGTGTCCGAGAGCGCGCTGCGGGACGCCACGAACCGCATCGCCCGCGAGTTCCCGGAAATCGAGGTGCACGGCGTGGTGGGTGACTTCACGGAGTCGCTGCACCACTTGCCGAGCGGCGGACGCCGGATGATCGCCTTCCTGGGTGGCACGCTGGGCAACCTGGTGCCCGACGAGCGGCGGGAGTTTCTCGCGAGCATCGCCGACGTCCTCGACCCCGGCGAGCACCTGCTGCTGGGCGTCGCGCTCGTCACCGACCCGGCGGTGCTGGTGCCGGCGTACGACGACGCCGAGGGCGTCACCGCGCAGTTCAACCTCAACGTGCTGTCGGTGTTGAACAAACAGTTGGGAGCGGATTTCGACCTCGACCGCTTCCGGCACGTCGCCCTGTGGGATCCGATCAACGAGTGGATCGAGATGCGGCTCGAGGCGACCACCGAGATGTCCGTCCGGATAGCGGATCTGGGGATGGTCGTCCCGTTCGGGAAGGGCGAACAGCTCCGGACCGAGATCTCCGCGAAGTTCCGACAGTCCGGGATCCGGGCCGAACTCGCGGCCGCGGGGTTCGACGGCGTGCAGACCTGGAGCGATCCGGACGAGCGATTCGCCCTCGTGTGCGCGTGCCGGTCCTGACTAGGACGCGTACGGATCGGGCAGCGTGAGCTGCAGGAACGACATGTCCATCCAACGGCCGAACTTGCGACCCACCTCGGGCATCTGCGCCACGAGACGGAAGCCGAACCGCTCGTGCAGCGCGATCGAGGTGGTGTTGGTGGACTCGATGCTCGCGACGATCACGTGCACGCCGGCGACGCGCGCCCGGTCGATCAGTGCCGTCATCAGTGCCGTCGCGACACCGCGGCGGTGGAAGTCGGCGTGCACGTAGACGGAGTTCTCGACGGTGTGCCGGTAGCCGCTCTTGGCGCGCCACACCCCGTACGAGGCGTACCCGGCGACGCGGCCGTCGATGTCGGCCACGAGGATCGGGAAGCCCTGCGCATGGCGGTCGTCGAACCAGCGCCGCCTCTCGTCGAGGTCGGCGAGGGTCTCGTCCCAGATCGCCGTCGAATGGGCGATCGCCTCGTTGTGGATCTCGAGGATCCCGGGGAGATCGCCCAGGACGGCGTCACGGACGTGCATGGTGCGCTGGTCCTACGCGCCGGCGCTGCGGCGGGCCTTCTCGAGCGCCGCCAGGGTGCGCAGGATGGTCGCCTTCTGGCTGCCCAGGTCGTTGAGGCGCGCGCGGGCGGCCAGGCCCTGGCCGGCCTCGGCGAGCTGGATCTGGGCGTCGACCTTGGTGAGCTGGTCGAGCAGCCCGGTGACCCGCTCCTCGAGCGCGGCGACGTCGATCTTCTTGGCCGGTGCGACGGCCGCGGTCGGCGTCGGCGTCGGCGCGGACGTGGCGCTCCGGGGACGCGCCGGCGCCTTGCGGGCCGGAGCCGACTCGGCCTCGATCGCGGTCACGATGCGAGCAGCCTTGGGGCGCAGCGACTTGCGGACGACTGCCGGGTCCGGCGGCTCGGCCAGCCGGATCTGGTTGAGCGCGGCGCGGGCGTCGCGCGCGGCCACTCGCCACTCACGCTCTTCCTCGTCGTCGGACTGCAGGGTTCCGCCGATCGGACGCAGGCCGTACATGCCCATGAACTTGCGGGCCTCGTCGATGACGCTCTCGTGCTCGCGGCACGTGCCGCATCGCGGCTCGTTGCGGAACTCTTCGATCGAATCGTCGCTACCGCACCACACACACGACCCGGGAGTCCATCGGCGGACCGTTCGGGGGTTGGAGATTTCAGGGCCAGCGGCTGGGGTTTCCAGGGTCTGCGCGTCGATCACGACGAGCCAGAGTAGGGCACTGCCGAGCGTCCGGCTACACCGAGGTCCAATTTTTCTGCCGGGGGTGACCAAGCTCATGCCCGTGCGGGACCGGTCCCGGCAAAGTCTTGTGCCACACGCGTTCTCCGCTCCCCGGAGTGTCGGCGACCGTCACGCGAGAACGTCGGTGAACCACTCGACGAGGGGACGCATCGCGCGCCAGGACTGCTGCACGTGATCCACCGCATCGTGTGTCCCCAGCCACTCGGGGCAGCCCAGGTTCACACCGGCCGTGAGCGATCGGTGCCGGAGCAGTTCGATGCGCGGATGATCGGCCGCCACGCCCCGCGGCCGGGTCGCCAGACGGTCGCCGCCGATCTCGAATCCCGACGATTCGAGCTTTCTCACGACCCGCTGCAGGGCCCGGCCGCGGCGTTCGTCGTCGACCGCGGCGCGATAGCGCGCCAGTTGCTCGGGGGTGTGGGAGTAGTAGCCGCCGGCGAGGAACAGGCCGGAGGCGTCCACCTGTACGTAGAAGCCGACACCCGGGCACGACTCGACGAATCCGCCCTGATGAGTCTTGTACGGGGACTTGTCCTTCGAGAACCGGACGTCGCGATAGGGGCGAAAGACCTTGCCGGGGCCGAACTCGGACTCCAGTTCGGCCAGCAACTCCACCATCGGGGCCCGCACGTCGGTGTCGTAGACCGACCGGTGGGACGTCCAGAACGTCTTGCTGTTGTCGACCTCGAGGTCCTCGTAGAAGTCCAGCGCTGTGGTCGGGAAGCCGGAGAACACACCGGAGACACTACGCCCGTGCCCGGTCCACCAGGAACGGACCGGGCACGGGCGGGAGAGCGATCAGGCGATGCCGTTGAAGAGCGACGTCACCGAGCCGTTCTCGAAGACTTCCTGGATGGTGCGGGCCAGCAGCGGCGCGATCGACAGCACCGTCAGCGTCGGGAAGCGCTTCTCCTCGGGGATCGGCAGCGTGTTGGTCGCGATGACCTCCCGCGCGCCGCAACTCGCGAGGCGCTGGGCGGCCGGATCGGAGAACACGCCGTGCGTGGTGGCGATGATGACGTCGCCGGCGCCGGCGTTCTTGAGGACGTCGACCGCACCGGCGATCGTGCCGCCGGTGTCGATCATGTCGTCGATCAGCACGCAGGTGCGGCCGCTCACGTCACCGACCACGCGGTTGGACTTGACCTGGTTCGGGACCAGCGGGTCACGGGTCTTGTGGACGAACGCCAGCGGGGCGCCGTCGAGCGCGTCGGCCCACTTCTCGGCGACCTTCACGCGACCGGCGTCGGGGGAGACGACGCAGATGTTCTCGGTGCCGTAGTTGTCGCGCACGTAGTCGGCGAGCTGACCGAGGGCGTGCATGTGGTCGACCGGTCCGTCGAAGAAGCCCTGGATCTGGTCGGTGTGCAGGTCGACCGTGATGATGCGGTCGGCGCCGGCGGTCTTGAGCAGGTCGGCGATGAGGCGAGCGGAGATGGGCTCGCGGCCGCGGTGCTTCTTGTCCTGGCGCGCGTACGGGTAGAACGGCAGGATCGCCGTGATGCGCTTGGCCGAGCCGCGCTTGAGCGCGTCGATCATGATCAGCTGTTCCATGAGCCACTGGTTGAGCGGCGCCGGGAAGCTCTGCAGTACGAACGCGTCCGAGCCACGCACTGATTCCTCGAAGCGGACGAAGATCTCGCCGTTGGCGAAGTCACGAGCGGTCTGCGGCGTGATCTTGATGTCCAGTTCCTTGGCCACCTGCTCCGCGAGTTCGGGGTGTGCGCGGCCGGAGAAGAGCATCAAGTTCTTCTGCACGTCGCTGGATATCGCGCTCACTGGTCTTCGCCATCCTTCGGTTCTTGCCGGTCGGTTTCTTGCTGGAGTGCTCGTTCCGCTGCGTCGGCAGCGGGAGTGCCGGGCCTGTTGCGCTGGACCCAACCCTCGATGTTGCGTTGCTTGCCACCCGAGACGGCGAGCGCCCCCGGAGGAACGTCGCCCCGCAGGACGGTACCTGCGCCCGTGTAGGCGCCGTCCCCGACCCGCACCGGGGCGACGAACATCGTGTCGGATCCGGTGCGCACATGCGAACCGACGACGGTTCGGCTCTTGTTCACGCCGTCGTAGTTGACGAAGACACTGGATGCCCCGATGTTGCTGTGTTCGCCGACCGTGGCGTCTCCGACGTAGGTCAGGTGCGGCACCTTGGAGTGCGCGCCGATGTCGGCGTTCTTGGTCTCGACGAATGCGCCGAGCTTGCCGCAGGCGCCCAGCGCGGTGCCGGGCCGCAGGTACGTGAAAGGGCCGACGTTCGCGTCGGGGCCGATGACGGCGTCGTCGCCGTGCGTGCGGATCACCGACGCCCCGGTGCCGACGGAGACGTCGGTGAGCGTGGTGTCGGGGCCGATCACGGCGTCCTCGCCGATGCTCGTCGAACCGCGCAATTGCACTCCCGGCCGGAGGACGACGTCGCGCTCGATCGTGACGTCGACGTCGATCCACGTGCTCGACGGGTCCTCGACGGTGACGCCGGCGCGCATGTGGCGCTCGAGGATGCGGCGGTTCAGTTCACCCGCCAGCGCGGCCAGCTGGACGCGGTCGTTCGCGCCCGCCACCAGATGGGTGTCGGCGATGTGCTGCGCCCGAACGACTTTCCCCGCCTGCCGCGCGATCGCGATGACATCGGTCAGATACAGCTCGCCCTGCGCGTTGTCGGCGCTCAGCGACGTCAGGGCGCCGCGGAGCGTGGCGGCGTCGAAGGCGTACACCCCGGAGTTGACCTCGGTGATCGCGCGCTGCGACTCGGTGGCGTCGGCCTGCTCGACGATGGCGGCGACCTCCCCGTCCGTCGTGCGCAGGATTCGTCCGTATCCCGTGGGGTCGGGCGCGGTCGAGGTCAGGACCGTGACGGCTGCGGCCGGGGCGGTGGTGTGGGCGTCGATCAGCGCGCGCAGCGTGTCGGCGTCGAGGAGCGGCACGTCGGCGGCGGTGACCAGCACGGTGCCGTCGAAGTCGACGGGCAGGGCGGTCAGCCCGCAGCTCACCGCGTGCCCGGTGCCGTTCTGCTCGTGCTGGACAGCGGTGACGACGGCGCGTCCGAGCTCCTTGGCGACCTCGTCGACCGCGGCACCGACCGCCTCCCGGTCGTGGCCGATGACGGTCACGAGTTCGGTGGGCTCGACGGCCGCGGCGGCGTGCAGGGAGTGGGAGAGCATCGAGCGGCCTGCCAGGGTGTGCAGAACCTTCGGAGTCTTGGACCGCATTCGCGTCCCGGCACCGGCTGCGAGGACGATGACGGCGGTCTGCGGTGGCATGAAGCTCCCTCGAAGTCGATCCAGAATTGCCGCTGGGGCGTCGGACTCGTCGCGCACGTTCCGGAAAAGAATATCGCGACTCGCTGCCGTGAAGACAACGCGCCCGAGACTAGCGGTGTGCGCGGCGGCTCGCCGCCACCCCGGGGCATCACGGTTCCGCCGCCCGGGACTCGGGTTAACGGAGAGATAACGGGAATCGACCACGCCGGAGAGGTTCCGTGGCTGGAATCACAGCTTGCCGGGACCGTGCCTCGGGCTGGCCGGGGCCGGCGCATCGGGCTCGCCGGGACGGCGCATCGGGGAGGTGCTCCGCCGCCAGGACTCGAACCTGAACTATCTGAACCAAAATCAGAGGTGCTGCCATTACACTACGGCGGATTGCCGCGCCGACGAACCGTCGGTCGCGGGCGCGGGAACGATCCTCGCACGCCGACGCGCCGCGCGTCGAACTGCTCGAGAAATTCGCCTGCGGCGTGTCGGAAAGGACGGTTACCTCGAGTGTCGCGACCATCACGGGAGTCCTCGGCCCCCGAACGGGCCCCCCGTACCCGCATGACGGGGACGCAGCGGCGGGAGCAGTTGATCGAGATCGGGCGGACGGTGTTCGCCGAGCGCGGATACGAGGCCGCGTCGATCGAGGAGATCGCCGCGCGCGCCCAGGTCTCCAAGCCGGTCGTGTACGAGCACTTCGGCGGCAAGGAAGGGCTCTACGCCGTCGTCGTCGACCGCGAGATGTCCAAGCTGCTGGAGATGATCACGTCGTCTCTCACGCAGAACCGCTCCCGGATCCGCGTCGAACGAGTGGCGCTGGCACTGCTCACGTACGTCGAGGAGCGCACCGACGGATTCCGCATCCTGGTGCGCGACTCGCCGGTGGCCGCGGCCGAGGGCACGTACTCGAGTCTGCTCAACGAGGCGGTCCGTCAGGTCGGCCACATCCTCGCGGGCGACTTCGCGCGGCGCGGCCTCGATCCCGAGCTCGCTCCTCTCTATGCGCAGGCCCTCGTGGGGATGGTGGCCACCACCGCCACGTGGTGGCTCGACGAGCGCACGCCCTCGAAGGAGGTCGTCGCCGCGCACCTGGTGAACCTGTGCTGGAACGGTCTGACCAACCTCGAGGCGGATCCGCAGTTCGGGGGCTGACCGGTCGCGCCGCCCGTGTCGGCGCGCGCGCCTAGAATCGAACGGTCTGCATTTCACGACATCAGGAGCGCTCTCGTTGTCTTCCGTGTCCTCTTCCGCTCCGTCCGAGGCGCCCGCCGGAGCGGCCACCCCGCTCGCCGGGCTCGTCCGGACGGCCCTCACCGACGACGCGATCGGCCGGGTGGCCGCCGAGGTCGGGCGGGCCGAGCTCGACATCGTGGCACCGAACCCGGCGCGGTCGTTCGTCGCGGCCGCGGTCGCGGAGCGGACGCAGTTGCTGCTGGTGACCGCGACCGGCCGCGAGGCGGACGACCTCACCGCGGAGTTGCGCGAGACGATCGGTGATGCGGTCGCACAGTTCCCGTCGTGGGAGACGCTCCCGCACGAGCGGCTGTCGCCGAGCGCCGACACGGTGGGCCGGCGCCTGCAGGTCCTGCGCCGTCTCGCCCGGCCCGACGATCCCGACTACGGGCCGCCGTTGCGTGTGGTGGTGACGACGGTGCGTTCGCTCGTGCAGCCGATGGCGCCGGGGCTCGGCGAGATCGAGCCGGTCATCCTCCGCGTCGGATCCGAACACGACTTCGACTCGCTGATCTCGCGGTTGGTGGAGCTCGCGTACACGCGCGTCGACATGGTCGGCAAGCGCGGCGAATTCGCGGTCCGCGGCGGCATCCTCGACATCTTCCCGCCCACCGCGGACCACCCGGTGCGCGTCGAGTTCTGGGGCGACGAGGTGACCGAGCTGCGCGCATTCTCGGTGGCCGACCAGCGGTCGATTCCGGAACTGGAACTCGCCACCGTCATCGCTCCGCCGTGCCGGGAGCTCCTGCTCACCGAGTCGGTGCGCGACCGGGCGGCGCAGCTCGCGGGCGACAACGTGGCCGACGCGGCGCTGGTCGAGATGCTCGACAAGCTCTCGGCCGGCATTCCCGTCGAGGGGATGGAGGCGCTGCTGCCGCTGCTGCAGCCCGGCGAGCTGCA is part of the Rhodococcus sp. SGAir0479 genome and encodes:
- the egtD gene encoding L-histidine N(alpha)-methyltransferase, producing MSAPTLEIHIAPEQLTAALREDVATGLTSSPKRLPPKWFYDARGSELFERITQLPEYYPTRTERSLLEEHAREIAVIAEPQVLVELGSGSSEKTRLLLEELGARGTLERYVPQDVSESALRDATNRIAREFPEIEVHGVVGDFTESLHHLPSGGRRMIAFLGGTLGNLVPDERREFLASIADVLDPGEHLLLGVALVTDPAVLVPAYDDAEGVTAQFNLNVLSVLNKQLGADFDLDRFRHVALWDPINEWIEMRLEATTEMSVRIADLGMVVPFGKGEQLRTEISAKFRQSGIRAELAAAGFDGVQTWSDPDERFALVCACRS
- a CDS encoding DUF2461 domain-containing protein, with the translated sequence MFSGFPTTALDFYEDLEVDNSKTFWTSHRSVYDTDVRAPMVELLAELESEFGPGKVFRPYRDVRFSKDKSPYKTHQGGFVESCPGVGFYVQVDASGLFLAGGYYSHTPEQLARYRAAVDDERRGRALQRVVRKLESSGFEIGGDRLATRPRGVAADHPRIELLRHRSLTAGVNLGCPEWLGTHDAVDHVQQSWRAMRPLVEWFTDVLA
- a CDS encoding GNAT family N-acetyltransferase; the encoded protein is MHVRDAVLGDLPGILEIHNEAIAHSTAIWDETLADLDERRRWFDDRHAQGFPILVADIDGRVAGYASYGVWRAKSGYRHTVENSVYVHADFHRRGVATALMTALIDRARVAGVHVIVASIESTNTTSIALHERFGFRLVAQMPEVGRKFGRWMDMSFLQLTLPDPYAS
- the egtC gene encoding ergothioneine biosynthesis protein EgtC; the protein is MCRHLGYIGPTRSVREVITAGEFSLLRQSWDPRDMRGGGTVNADGFGAAWWGPTISRYRSAMPVWSDPALPEMLSKVRSHAILAAVRSATVGMPVERSACAPFVSGHWAFSHNGRIVGWPESVAEAARTLPVVDLLGLEAPTDSAFLWLAVRHALRDNSPEVALMQVTAQIDALAPGSRLNLLLGDGRQLWATTWDHALSTLVDDDRAVVSSEPYDRNHQWKEIPDGHIVTARPGHLIVTPM
- the glmU gene encoding bifunctional UDP-N-acetylglucosamine diphosphorylase/glucosamine-1-phosphate N-acetyltransferase GlmU; protein product: MPPQTAVIVLAAGAGTRMRSKTPKVLHTLAGRSMLSHSLHAAAAVEPTELVTVIGHDREAVGAAVDEVAKELGRAVVTAVQHEQNGTGHAVSCGLTALPVDFDGTVLVTAADVPLLDADTLRALIDAHTTAPAAAVTVLTSTAPDPTGYGRILRTTDGEVAAIVEQADATESQRAITEVNSGVYAFDAATLRGALTSLSADNAQGELYLTDVIAIARQAGKVVRAQHIADTHLVAGANDRVQLAALAGELNRRILERHMRAGVTVEDPSSTWIDVDVTIERDVVLRPGVQLRGSTSIGEDAVIGPDTTLTDVSVGTGASVIRTHGDDAVIGPDANVGPFTYLRPGTALGACGKLGAFVETKNADIGAHSKVPHLTYVGDATVGEHSNIGASSVFVNYDGVNKSRTVVGSHVRTGSDTMFVAPVRVGDGAYTGAGTVLRGDVPPGALAVSGGKQRNIEGWVQRNRPGTPAADAAERALQQETDRQEPKDGEDQ
- a CDS encoding TetR/AcrR family transcriptional regulator, giving the protein MTGTQRREQLIEIGRTVFAERGYEAASIEEIAARAQVSKPVVYEHFGGKEGLYAVVVDREMSKLLEMITSSLTQNRSRIRVERVALALLTYVEERTDGFRILVRDSPVAAAEGTYSSLLNEAVRQVGHILAGDFARRGLDPELAPLYAQALVGMVATTATWWLDERTPSKEVVAAHLVNLCWNGLTNLEADPQFGG
- a CDS encoding ribose-phosphate diphosphokinase, whose amino-acid sequence is MSAISSDVQKNLMLFSGRAHPELAEQVAKELDIKITPQTARDFANGEIFVRFEESVRGSDAFVLQSFPAPLNQWLMEQLIMIDALKRGSAKRITAILPFYPYARQDKKHRGREPISARLIADLLKTAGADRIITVDLHTDQIQGFFDGPVDHMHALGQLADYVRDNYGTENICVVSPDAGRVKVAEKWADALDGAPLAFVHKTRDPLVPNQVKSNRVVGDVSGRTCVLIDDMIDTGGTIAGAVDVLKNAGAGDVIIATTHGVFSDPAAQRLASCGAREVIATNTLPIPEEKRFPTLTVLSIAPLLARTIQEVFENGSVTSLFNGIA